In one Alphaproteobacteria bacterium SS10 genomic region, the following are encoded:
- the aceA gene encoding isocitrate lyase, which yields MAPLDQNQAADTAEIHARRFDGIKRDYTERDVERLRGTLKVDYSIAEHTARRLWELLNTRPYVNSLGALTGNQAVQAVKAGLEAIYLSGWQVAADANIAGQMYPDQSLYPANSVPMVVERINNALQRADQIAQMERMDGKGDDPTHWYAPIVADAEAGFGGPLNAFELMKGMIKAGAAGVHFEDQLASEKKCGHLGGKVLVPTKTFVRTLNAARLAADVCGTSTLLVARTDAQSAQLITSDHDERDAPFIDFESGRTPEGFYRLKPSPDDGVDRCIARGLAYAEYADLIWWETSTPNLDHARKFAEAIHEKFPNKMLAYNCSPSFNWKANLDDETIAKYQRELGAMGYKFQFVTLAGFHSLNHAAFQLAKGYKERGMAAYSELQQAEFGAEKDGYTATRHQREVGTGYFDAVSMAISAGESSTTAMGESTETQQF from the coding sequence ATGGCACCGCTAGATCAGAACCAGGCAGCAGATACTGCTGAGATCCATGCTCGCCGCTTTGACGGCATCAAACGCGACTACACCGAGCGTGATGTTGAGCGCCTGCGTGGCACGCTGAAAGTCGATTATTCGATCGCCGAGCACACTGCCCGCCGTCTTTGGGAGCTGCTTAACACCCGCCCATATGTAAATTCATTGGGTGCCCTAACCGGCAACCAGGCTGTGCAAGCTGTTAAGGCTGGCCTTGAGGCAATTTACCTCTCCGGTTGGCAGGTCGCTGCCGATGCCAACATCGCTGGTCAAATGTATCCTGACCAAAGCCTTTATCCGGCCAACTCTGTGCCAATGGTTGTTGAGCGGATCAACAACGCACTGCAGCGTGCCGACCAGATCGCCCAGATGGAGCGTATGGATGGTAAGGGCGATGACCCAACCCACTGGTATGCGCCAATCGTTGCCGATGCTGAGGCTGGCTTCGGTGGCCCGCTGAATGCCTTTGAGCTGATGAAGGGCATGATCAAGGCCGGTGCCGCTGGCGTTCACTTCGAAGACCAGCTGGCGTCTGAGAAGAAGTGTGGCCACCTTGGCGGTAAAGTCCTAGTCCCAACCAAGACCTTCGTTCGTACCCTAAACGCGGCACGCCTGGCGGCTGATGTATGCGGTACCTCAACCCTACTGGTTGCCCGTACCGATGCGCAGTCTGCTCAACTGATCACCTCTGATCATGATGAGCGTGATGCACCGTTTATCGATTTCGAGAGCGGCCGCACCCCAGAAGGCTTCTACCGCTTGAAGCCAAGCCCAGATGATGGCGTTGATCGCTGCATCGCCCGTGGCCTGGCCTATGCTGAGTATGCCGATCTAATCTGGTGGGAGACGTCCACGCCGAACCTGGATCATGCTCGTAAGTTCGCTGAAGCGATCCACGAGAAGTTCCCGAACAAGATGTTGGCATACAACTGCTCACCGAGCTTCAACTGGAAAGCCAACCTGGATGACGAAACCATTGCGAAGTACCAGCGTGAGCTGGGTGCCATGGGCTACAAGTTCCAGTTCGTGACCTTGGCTGGTTTCCACTCCCTCAACCACGCTGCCTTCCAGCTGGCTAAAGGCTACAAAGAGCGCGGCATGGCTGCTTACTCTGAGCTGCAGCAGGCTGAGTTCGGCGCTGAGAAGGATGGCTACACCGCTACCCGTCACCAGCGTGAGGTCGGTACCGGTTACTTCGATGCGGTCAGCATGGCGATTTCAGCGGGCGAAAGCTCCACCACCGCCATGGGCGAGAGCACCGAAACCCAACAATTCTAA
- a CDS encoding DUF2083 domain-containing protein: MEAKAMLGHKVRRLRRDLQLTQAQMAEDLGISASYLNLIEHNQRPVTVPILLKLAQIFEIDLQSFAEDEESRLKAELTEIFADPMFEASEVRKTDLRDLANVAPGIARAVQTLYSAYRGTRQDLENLAERVADQEQLQNLDIQVFPVEEVRDFFEASHNHFPVLEQAAENFWAEANINPDHLYRGLTDHLENTLNVRVKVMPIDVMGSLQRRFDRHANRVLLSEMLPQTARNFQIATQIGYLTQTEAIDDIIRAADFSNDDAKRLARLGLINYFAGAILMPYQRFHEAAKKLRYDLDVLSRRFHASIEQVCHRLTTLQRAGAKGIPFFLIRVDKAGNVSKRFSAGGMRFARYGGACPRWAVHDALRQPDRFLTQFGEMPDGTRYFSIACQIGKPSLGHHLPANEYAIGLGCEISHAKDLIYADGIDLGKTAKPVPIGVNCRLCERLDCSQRAFPPLNHRLQIEDHLRGQSPYGFSPVVEA; the protein is encoded by the coding sequence ATGGAAGCCAAGGCCATGCTGGGGCACAAGGTTCGACGCCTGCGTCGCGACCTGCAACTGACCCAAGCGCAGATGGCGGAAGATCTCGGTATCTCCGCCAGCTACCTCAATCTGATTGAGCATAACCAGCGGCCCGTCACCGTGCCGATCCTGCTCAAGCTTGCCCAGATTTTTGAAATCGACCTGCAAAGCTTTGCCGAGGATGAGGAGTCCCGCCTAAAGGCTGAACTCACTGAAATCTTTGCGGACCCTATGTTTGAGGCGAGCGAGGTTCGGAAAACCGACCTCCGCGACCTGGCGAATGTGGCACCAGGCATCGCACGGGCGGTTCAGACCCTCTACAGCGCCTATCGCGGCACGCGACAGGATTTGGAAAACCTAGCTGAGCGTGTGGCGGACCAGGAGCAGTTGCAAAACCTCGATATCCAGGTGTTCCCGGTTGAGGAAGTGCGCGACTTCTTTGAGGCCAGCCACAACCACTTCCCAGTCTTGGAGCAAGCGGCTGAGAACTTCTGGGCCGAGGCAAATATCAATCCAGACCACCTGTATCGCGGCCTGACCGACCATCTGGAAAATACCCTGAATGTGCGGGTGAAGGTCATGCCCATTGATGTGATGGGCTCCCTTCAGCGGCGCTTTGATCGCCATGCAAACCGGGTCCTGTTGTCAGAAATGCTACCCCAGACCGCCCGCAATTTTCAGATCGCGACTCAGATTGGCTACCTGACGCAAACTGAGGCGATCGACGACATCATCAGGGCGGCCGATTTCAGCAATGACGATGCGAAGCGACTGGCGCGCCTCGGCCTAATCAACTACTTCGCCGGCGCCATTCTGATGCCGTATCAGCGCTTCCATGAGGCAGCGAAAAAGCTGCGCTATGATTTGGATGTGCTGTCACGGCGCTTCCACGCCAGCATCGAACAGGTATGCCATCGCCTCACCACCCTGCAGCGGGCCGGGGCAAAGGGCATTCCCTTCTTTCTGATTCGGGTCGATAAGGCTGGCAATGTCTCCAAACGCTTTAGCGCCGGCGGGATGCGTTTTGCCCGCTATGGCGGCGCCTGTCCGCGCTGGGCTGTCCATGATGCCCTACGCCAACCGGATCGCTTCCTCACCCAATTTGGAGAGATGCCAGACGGCACCCGCTACTTCTCTATCGCTTGCCAGATTGGTAAGCCGAGCCTGGGGCACCACCTGCCCGCCAATGAGTATGCCATCGGCCTGGGCTGTGAGATCAGTCATGCTAAGGACCTGATTTATGCCGACGGTATTGACCTAGGCAAGACCGCCAAGCCCGTCCCCATCGGAGTCAATTGCCGCCTGTGCGAACGCCTGGATTGCAGCCAACGTGCCTTCCCACCGCTGAACCACCGGCTACAAATTGAAGACCATCTGCGTGGGCAGTCACCCTATGGCTTCTCCCCCGTGGTTGAAGCCTAA